ATTCccgtatttttttctctaaaataaaaaaactcaataaTATAGATGGGCTTGTCTTCAATATATTcctctatttcttcctctaaaaaggaatatttttgatatattcttttctaattttacaaatagtatcttttatttgtgaaagttgaaaaccaatCCAATTTAGTGTAACActcataaaattatgatattatttacattgaatatttttatagaaactattatgtaaataaaaagtatgattatatatttatataaacagtaaattttcactaaaaaatatttattttggttataattgttaaaggatcattttgtaaataaaaaaatattcttctatTATAGAAGaatgctatttcttcctctaaatatagatgtgaaaatagcaatctctattttagaggaagaaATATAGTAGGGTTGGAATGATTTTAattctaaatgctattatagaagCAAATATAGGAGTGGATTGGAGATGCTCtggtgtaaaaatatttattagatatgtTGAATCTTTAGTTATACGcactatatattttaataaaaccgGTGAAAAGATTCAACGCGGTAGCTAATgccaaaattatattttctaaaaccaaGATCGGTATAGCTGCTGATAAAGTAGTAGCAGTATGTTGTAAAAGCTACGTACTCTCGTTTATGTATTCATTGATGTGATTGGTAAAATAGTAAATGattcatataaaaattatcataaaaattatataagatatgtaatttatttatttttaaataatatagatatatttataatgtattaatatatattagtttatgtttttgttattaaaaataatgatcatatttaattatataaattatattatattttaaacgtaaaatattattctttttaaaaagttgaaaattttatttttaaaaatagaaattttgtttttggatataaacataaatttttgatactattaaataaaatatattaattaaatttatattttttattgttatatattttatatgcaaATATTCTCAAAATCTCCGTATGAGAGCATTGAACGAAGAAAATTTAGAGAGCATTATTCGAAATacttttctaaatattttttaaaaattattgattaGATAATAAAGAGCACAATGTTTATGCTAATGCTTTGTCAATCAATACTTTAATCTTCTTAAACAGGTAATAAATTGCAACAATTATGATATTCTGTtattaatatatacttatatatatgaatattaaaaaaaaaaaaaactgttgtccagtaaaaattaaattttggaaTATAGCATTAAAGCTAATATATAATCATCAAACCTAAATAACACATACTTTTATTAAGcttatttagaataaataattgAATAATATCTACATTAGCAAATTGTGGTATATTAAACTTTCGGAAATTGCGTGGCAATGGATGAATATATTCTCTTCCGACGAGAGGGTTAAGCAAAaactagaaagaaaaaaataatagaaaaaaatccTATAAATAAGAGAAATATCTCCCACCGCTATTTTCTGTCACCATAATTGTTGCTGTCATCTTCttccctctcttcttctctctcgtGAATCTTTTTTTCTCcacttctaaaaaaaaaaagaagtttgatTCCCTTTGCAGGAAAGAGACACACGATAAACCGATTTATAAgcaattttctatttttcaacAATCTTTTCAAAAATCCTCCTTTTGTTTCCTTTCCATTAGATTCTGATTCTCTCCACTGTAATCATTTTTTACCGTTTTCCTCTGCATGCTTTTCGCTTTCTCTGTGTCTAGAACCTAAAAACGCcctttgatataaaaaaaatggcgGTTTTGGATTCTGGAGGCGTCGCTGTGCCGACGGAGAACGGCGTTGCGGATCTCGACAGGCTTCATCGTCGTAAATCGAGATCGGATTCTTCCAACGGACTTATCTCCGATACTTCCCCGTCAGACGATGTTGGAGCTGCGGCGGCCGAAGACGCGAGGGATCGGGTTGATTCCGCTGTCGAGGAGGAGGCTCAGGGAACAGCGAACTTAGCTGGCGGAGATACCGAAACTAGGGAATCCggcggaagaggaggaggaggaaacgGCGATGTAAGGTTTACGTATCGGCCGTCGGTTCCAGCTCATCGGAGGACGAGGGAGAGTCCTCTCAGCTCTGACGCTATCTTCAAACAAGTAATCATCTCAGATTCTATTTGATGATATCTCTTCTTGAATGACTTGCTCAGATTGATTTTTTCATGTGACGGCAGAGCCATGCAGGGTTGTTCAACCTCTGCGTAGTTGTTCTTGTTGCCGTTAACAGTAGACTCATCATCGAAAACCTCATGAAGGTTACTtccttccttctctctcttcttgctTCAGGTTTTGTATAGAGCTGAGAACTTACTGTTTGCTATCGTTCCTGTAGTACGGTTGGTTGATCAGAACTGATTTTTGGTTTAGTTCTACATCCCTGCGAGACTGGCCGCTTTTCATGTGTTGGTAAACATTCTTTTATTACATATAATGATGAATTTTGCGATTCggattcatataaagtttgaatttttttatgtgGCAGTCTTTCACTTTCGATCTTTCCTTTGGCTGCCTTCACGGTCGAGAAAATGGTACTTCAGAGATTCATATCTGAGCCTGTGAGTAAACTACTGTCTTCCCTTTATCGAGGACAAATTTGTATCCTGAAGAACTTATAAGTTTCTTACTGATAAAATACTGAAGGTTGCCATCATTCTTCATGTTATTATAACCTTGACAGAGGTCTTGTATCCAGTCTACGTCACACTGAGGTGAGGATTAAGCTACGGTGGTGTTTCTGGTGCgatgctctttttttttttttaaagtttagttGGCTAATTTGATGATCTTGGAAACGGACAGGTGTGATTCTGCCTTCTTGTCAGGTGTCACGTTGATGCTGCTCACTTGCATTGTGTGGCTGAAGTTGGTTTCTTACGCTCATACTAGCTACGACATAAGAACCCTAGCTAATTCAGCTGATAAGGTAATAGAACTAAGATTTATCAGTCACTTGCATTGTGCTACTAGTTTGACTAGATACTGTTTATAAACTTTAGGTCGATCCTGAAATCTCCTACCATGTTAGCTTGAAGAGCTTGGCGTATTTCATGGTTGCTCCTACACTGTGTTATCAGGTAATGAGATACGTCTTCAGCTAATAGCATCAAACATTCTTACACTTGTGAACGGTTTTTGTTTAAACCTCGCATCTATGCTTTTCCCAGCCAAGCTATCCACGTTCCCCATGTATACGGAAGGGTTGGGTGGCTCGTCAATTTGCGAAACTGGTCATATTCACTGGACTCATGGGATTTATAATAGAGCAGGTGCGTTTTCaacatctttctttttattataaatcCTTGTGAAAGTCACCATTTCTGCACATTCGACCGCTTGGCTTCATCTTCTTTTGTTACTTCTTTGGCAGTATATAAATCCTATTGTAAGGAACTCAAAGCATCCGTTGAAAGGGGATCTTCTATACGCTATTGAAAGAGTGTTGAAGCTTTCAGTTCCAAATCTATATGTGTGGCTCTGCATGTTCTACTGCTTCTTCCACCTTTGGTATGTATGCCGTGATCCCTTCTCTCTCAACATAATTTCCAAAGATGAACAACAGAAAAAGGATATATATCTCATGAAGAAATTAATAAGTGTAGGTTTTTCtgatcacaaatctctttgcaTTGTTCTTGTCCGCAGGTTAAACATATTGGCAGAGCTGCTCTGCTTCGGGGACCGTGAATTCTACAAAGATTGGTGGAATGCAAAAAGCGTTGGAGATGTGAGTTATCTTTAACCTTTTCTTACTAAAAAGACGTGATGTATGTAACATGACTAACCAAATTTCCATGTATTGTTCCTTTGTCAGTATTGGAGAATGTGGAATATGGTATGGTTCTCTTCCTAAAACATTGCCTTCTTTTCTATACGAagcagaagcagaagcagaaAGCTGATGAAgagctttttgtttttgttttaacagCCTGTTCATAAATGGATGGTTCGACATGTATACTTTCCGTGCCTGCGCATC
This genomic stretch from Brassica napus cultivar Da-Ae chromosome C9, Da-Ae, whole genome shotgun sequence harbors:
- the LOC106375527 gene encoding diacylglycerol O-acyltransferase 1, with translation MAVLDSGGVAVPTENGVADLDRLHRRKSRSDSSNGLISDTSPSDDVGAAAAEDARDRVDSAVEEEAQGTANLAGGDTETRESGGRGGGGNGDVRFTYRPSVPAHRRTRESPLSSDAIFKQSHAGLFNLCVVVLVAVNSRLIIENLMKYGWLIRTDFWFSSTSLRDWPLFMCCLSLSIFPLAAFTVEKMVLQRFISEPVAIILHVIITLTEVLYPVYVTLRCDSAFLSGVTLMLLTCIVWLKLVSYAHTSYDIRTLANSADKVDPEISYHVSLKSLAYFMVAPTLCYQPSYPRSPCIRKGWVARQFAKLVIFTGLMGFIIEQYINPIVRNSKHPLKGDLLYAIERVLKLSVPNLYVWLCMFYCFFHLWLNILAELLCFGDREFYKDWWNAKSVGDYWRMWNMPVHKWMVRHVYFPCLRIKIPKVPAIIIAFLVSAVFHELCIAVPCRLFNLWAFMGIMFQVPLVFITNFLQERFGSMVGNMIFWFSFCIFGQPMCVLLYYHDLMNRKGSMS